A window of Mangifera indica cultivar Alphonso chromosome 13, CATAS_Mindica_2.1, whole genome shotgun sequence contains these coding sequences:
- the LOC123194474 gene encoding probable indole-3-pyruvate monooxygenase YUCCA4 yields MGSCKDQEDKLEKCVFVDGPIIVGAGPSGLAVSACLSQQGVPSLILEKCDCIASLWQHKTYDRLKLHLPKHFCELPLLGFPENFPKYPTKHQFIAYIESYASHFSIQPRFKQAVQQAVFDHSSGFWKVQTQDFEYISKWLIVATGENGEPVIPEIAGIEKFNGPVVHTSEYKCGSDFRNQRVLVVGCGNSGMEVSLDLCRYHAIPHMVVRNTVHVLPREMFGFSTFGIAMALLKWLPIRLVDKILLLIAKFTLGNTDQLGLRRPKTGPIELKNITGKTPVLDVGTLSQIKSGKIKVMEGVKEMTQNVARFTDGQEKEIDSVILATGYKSNVPSWLKGDDFFTKDGMPKTPFPNGWKGDNGLYTVGFTRRGLQGTSFEAVKISQDIAEQWRKSKDCKDAHVILLTKFRDKERNTENVVFS; encoded by the exons ATGGGTTCTTGTAAAGATCAAGAAGATAAACTAGAAAAGTGTGTGTTTGTTGATGGACCTATTATAGTAGGTGCAGGGCCTTCTGGTTTAGCAGTTTCTGCTTGCCTTTCTCAACAAGGTGTACCCTCTTTGATTCTTGAGAAATGTGACTGTATAGCTTCTTTATGGCAACACAAAACTTATGATCGTCTTAAACTCCATCTTCCAAAACACTTCTGTGAGCTTCCACTTCTTGGTTTCCCTGAAAACTTCCCCAAATACCCAACAAAGCACCAGTTCATTGCTTACATTGAGTCATATGCGTCGCACTTCTCAATCCAACCCCGGTTCAAGCAAGCTGTGCAACAAGCTGTTTTTGATCATTCCAGTGGCTTTTGGAAGGTGCAAACTCAGGATTTTGAGTACATTTCTAAATGGTTGATTGTTGCCACTGGAGAAAATGGTGAGCCTGTGATACCTGAAATTGCTGGGATTGAAAAGTTTAATGGCCCTGTTGTTCACACCAGTGAGTATAAGTGTGGCTCTGATTTTAGAAACCAGAGAGTTTTGGTTGTTGGTTGTGGTAATTCTGGCATGGAAGTCAGTTTAGACCTTTGTAGATACCATGCAATTCCTCATATGGTTGTTAGAAACACT GTACATGTTCTACCCAGAGAAATGtttggtttttcaacatttgGTATAGCCATGGCACTGCTTAAATGGCTTCCTATAAGGCTGGTAGACAAAATACTGCTATTAATAGCAAAATTCACCTTAGGCAACACAGACCAATTGGGTCTCCGGCGTCCCAAAACAGGCCCAATTGAACTCAAGAACATCACCGGAAAGACACCAGTGCTGGATGTTGGAACACTTTCACAGATAAAATCTGGTAAAATCAAG GTGATGGAAGGTGTAAAAGAGATGACACAAAATGTAGCCAGATTCACGGATGGACAAGAGAAGGAGATTGATTCTGTAATCTTAGCAACTGGGTACAAAAGCAATGTGCCTTCCTGGCTCAAG GGAGATGATTTTTTCACCAAGGATGGGATGCCAAAAACACCGTTTCCAAATGGGTGGAAAGGAGATAATGGATTATATACAGTTGGGTTTACAAGAAGAGGACTTCAAGGAACAAGTTTCGAAGCTGTTAAGATTTCTCAAGACATTGCTGAGCAATGGAGGAAAAGCAAGGACTGCAAAGATGCCCATGTCATCTTACTAACCAAATTTCGTGATAAAGAAAGAAACACGGAAAATGTGGTTTTTTCCtag